The following proteins come from a genomic window of Candidatus Francisella endociliophora:
- a CDS encoding NAD(P)H-dependent glycerol-3-phosphate dehydrogenase, protein MQKNILVLGAGAWGTALALQLAYKGHNVKINSWRAEHNQQMLKDHNNAKYLPSIEKFPANLEAVCDWQAGITKFDDILVATPSSGFKKTISELKEYLQPHQNIISATKGFCHDTYALLSEIVEDILPATKFALLTGPSFAKEVANKLPTAVVIASKDIEYAKYVQELFSNENFRCYTTTDIIGAQVGGAVKNVLAIAAGTASGMEFGVNAHAALITRGLAEIKKLGLKLGADVETFMGLSCLGDLLLTCSDNQSRNRRFGLYLGQGMTIEESLKEVNNVVEGYSTAKAVYKLARKHDVDMPLVFATYRVLYEAVDPKDMVKELMTRQLKNEN, encoded by the coding sequence ATGCAAAAAAATATACTTGTTTTAGGCGCTGGTGCTTGGGGTACAGCGTTAGCGTTACAGTTAGCTTATAAAGGACATAATGTGAAAATAAACTCTTGGCGAGCTGAGCATAATCAACAAATGCTAAAAGATCATAATAATGCTAAATATTTACCAAGTATTGAAAAATTTCCAGCAAATTTAGAAGCTGTATGCGATTGGCAAGCAGGTATAACTAAGTTTGATGATATTTTGGTGGCAACTCCTAGCTCTGGATTTAAGAAAACTATTTCTGAATTAAAAGAATATCTTCAACCTCATCAAAACATAATTAGTGCAACAAAAGGTTTTTGTCATGATACTTATGCTCTTTTAAGTGAAATAGTAGAGGACATTTTACCAGCAACTAAGTTTGCTTTGTTAACTGGTCCAAGCTTCGCAAAAGAAGTTGCTAATAAGCTCCCAACAGCGGTAGTTATAGCTTCAAAAGATATTGAATATGCAAAGTATGTTCAAGAACTTTTTAGTAATGAGAATTTTAGATGTTATACAACTACAGATATTATTGGTGCCCAAGTTGGTGGAGCTGTAAAAAATGTTTTAGCAATTGCTGCTGGTACAGCTAGTGGTATGGAATTTGGTGTAAATGCTCATGCTGCACTTATAACAAGAGGTTTAGCTGAAATTAAGAAGTTGGGGCTTAAACTAGGTGCAGATGTTGAAACATTTATGGGGTTGAGTTGTCTTGGTGACTTATTATTAACTTGTTCAGATAATCAGTCGCGTAACCGTAGATTTGGCCTTTACTTAGGGCAAGGTATGACAATAGAGGAATCTCTTAAAGAAGTTAATAATGTTGTTGAGGGTTATTCTACTGCGAAGGCTGTTTATAAGCTCGCTAGAAAACATGATGTTGATATGCCATTAGTTTTTGCAACTTATAGAGTTTTATATGAAGCTGTTGATCCAAAAGATATGGTCAAAGAGTTAATGACTCGCCAATTAAAAAATGAAAATTAA
- a CDS encoding C39 family peptidase produces the protein MPKKIIGLILFVFILATSYASGNYANDTYINNVVKTFGLPSNQNIKLLDIKDHQQTTDYTCGPAAVMSLLNYYGMLKDSQMNHATELKIAKEMDTDEDYGTNAEQIANWLEKNGFEVKYGTKGDVKLLYQNIDKGIPVLVDWIDWGGHWTLVSGYQKLGKSIDDDKDTLFMIDPAVHFNNVKTVYGLSTINPDRFQYMWQDSKGVEGIYVIAYPKDSKLVAGE, from the coding sequence GTGCCTAAAAAAATTATCGGATTGATATTGTTTGTTTTTATATTAGCAACTAGCTATGCAAGTGGTAATTATGCAAATGATACATATATAAATAATGTTGTAAAAACCTTTGGTTTGCCGAGTAATCAAAATATAAAACTTTTAGATATAAAAGATCACCAGCAAACTACAGATTATACATGTGGCCCAGCTGCTGTCATGAGCTTACTTAATTACTATGGAATGCTTAAAGACTCACAAATGAATCATGCTACAGAGTTAAAGATAGCCAAAGAAATGGATACGGATGAAGATTATGGAACAAACGCTGAGCAAATTGCAAATTGGCTGGAAAAAAATGGTTTTGAAGTGAAGTATGGCACAAAAGGAGATGTTAAATTACTCTATCAAAATATAGACAAAGGTATACCTGTGCTAGTCGATTGGATAGATTGGGGAGGGCATTGGACTTTAGTCTCAGGCTATCAAAAACTTGGTAAGTCTATTGATGATGACAAAGATACTCTTTTTATGATCGATCCAGCGGTACATTTTAATAATGTCAAAACAGTTTATGGGCTTAGTACAATAAACCCCGATAGATTTCAATATATGTGGCAAGACTCAAAAGGTGTAGAAGGTATATATGTGATAGCTTACCCTAAAGACTCTAAGCTTGTTGCTGGTGAATAA
- a CDS encoding ArsR/SmtB family transcription factor, with the protein MKLANIVDFQKAIGDETRIRILMVIYQHEVCLCHLAHIFKLANSTISKHLDILRRNGFIHKRKQGRFHYFYFNSVYQEQLNWLFKMLTDDETIQSDQKLIKQMIKEDFEHLPEIHAKESII; encoded by the coding sequence ATGAAATTAGCAAACATTGTAGACTTCCAAAAAGCTATTGGTGATGAAACTAGAATTAGAATTTTGATGGTAATATATCAGCATGAAGTATGTCTTTGTCATCTCGCACATATATTCAAACTTGCCAATTCAACAATATCTAAACATCTAGACATACTCAGACGTAATGGTTTTATTCATAAGCGAAAACAAGGTAGATTTCACTACTTTTATTTTAATTCTGTATATCAAGAGCAGTTAAATTGGCTATTTAAAATGCTTACTGATGATGAAACTATTCAAAGTGATCAAAAGCTAATAAAACAAATGATCAAAGAAGATTTTGAGCACCTACCTGAAATACATGCAAAGGAAAGTATTATATGA
- a CDS encoding heavy metal translocating P-type ATPase, translating to MSDNQYLRFKIYGLDCVEEVNIIKKALNKKIPEDNMEFDLLNGKLSIKDQDISQKEIISLIKKSGLNASSWDDYITKDQNSNFLNKYAKLITTSISGLLIILAYIYHGIDHGFTHAFIGDEAGSQTSPLVSQVSYILAIFFGSWFVFPKAFSAIKRFDADMNLLMVIAILGAIIIGQFFEAAVVSFLFAFSLLLESWSVGNARSAITKLMNLTPDTALVYCCHDKQFEEKPIAEINVGKRVLIKPGQKIALDGVIIKGNSFINQAPITGESIPVEKNINDEVFAGSINGNATIEIKTTKTADNSSVAKIIQAVEHAQSKRSESEKWVDKFARVYTPTMIIFALIVAIIPPLLLADSWLKWIYQALVILVIACPCALVISTPISIVSSLARAARNGILIKGGSFIEIPAKLKAIAFDKTGTLTQGKPSVTNILATNNFSEHQLIAIAASLENSVDHPIAKAIIDHANNNSINFANAANTNVISGKGISGEVNNSQFWLGSHAFAHEKNLCLDEALHQQASQLGNDGYTLIFVGDNHKMLGAIAIQDTIKTNIRDSLAQLKELGISQTIMLTGDNTGTAKTISKQAGIDTFYAEFLPEDKVSKVEEIVNKYKSVAMIGDGINDAPALARSNLGIAMGAIGNDIAIETADIALMSDDIAKLPWLIKHSRRTLKIIKQNITFAIAIKAIFISLAMVDLATLWMAIAADMGATFIVIINSLRLLK from the coding sequence ATGAGTGATAATCAATATTTAAGATTCAAAATATATGGTCTAGATTGTGTTGAAGAAGTCAACATTATCAAAAAAGCTCTAAATAAAAAAATTCCTGAAGATAATATGGAATTTGATCTATTAAATGGTAAGCTCTCAATTAAAGATCAAGATATTTCTCAGAAAGAGATTATCTCTCTAATAAAAAAATCTGGATTAAATGCTTCATCATGGGATGACTATATCACCAAGGATCAAAATAGTAATTTTTTGAATAAATATGCTAAATTAATAACAACTTCCATTAGTGGCTTATTGATTATATTAGCTTATATTTATCATGGCATAGATCATGGATTTACACATGCTTTTATTGGAGATGAAGCAGGCTCTCAAACATCTCCTCTGGTCTCACAGGTTAGTTATATTCTAGCTATTTTCTTTGGGAGTTGGTTTGTTTTTCCTAAAGCTTTTTCTGCAATCAAGAGATTCGATGCGGATATGAATCTACTTATGGTAATTGCCATACTTGGGGCGATTATTATAGGACAGTTTTTTGAAGCTGCTGTAGTTAGCTTTTTGTTTGCTTTTTCCCTTCTACTTGAATCATGGAGTGTAGGTAATGCACGCTCTGCAATAACAAAGTTAATGAATCTAACTCCTGATACGGCCTTAGTCTACTGCTGTCATGATAAGCAATTTGAAGAAAAACCTATTGCTGAAATTAATGTTGGCAAAAGAGTGCTTATAAAACCGGGACAAAAAATTGCTCTTGATGGAGTTATTATCAAAGGTAATAGTTTTATAAATCAGGCTCCTATAACAGGTGAATCAATACCTGTAGAAAAAAATATCAATGATGAAGTTTTTGCTGGTAGTATAAACGGCAACGCGACAATTGAAATCAAAACTACAAAAACTGCTGATAACTCATCTGTTGCAAAAATTATTCAAGCAGTTGAACATGCTCAATCAAAGCGTTCTGAGTCTGAAAAATGGGTAGATAAATTTGCCAGAGTTTATACTCCTACGATGATTATATTTGCTTTAATAGTAGCTATTATCCCTCCTCTTTTATTAGCAGATTCTTGGCTGAAATGGATATACCAAGCACTAGTTATATTAGTTATAGCATGTCCTTGTGCATTAGTCATATCAACGCCTATTTCAATTGTCTCAAGCTTAGCAAGAGCTGCTAGAAATGGTATTCTTATCAAAGGTGGCAGTTTTATAGAAATCCCAGCAAAACTTAAAGCGATTGCTTTTGACAAAACTGGAACATTAACACAAGGCAAACCTTCTGTTACCAATATATTAGCAACAAATAATTTCTCGGAACATCAATTAATAGCTATAGCAGCTAGCTTAGAAAATTCTGTTGATCACCCAATAGCCAAAGCAATTATTGACCATGCTAATAATAACAGTATAAATTTTGCAAATGCTGCAAATACTAATGTTATTAGTGGTAAAGGAATTTCTGGAGAAGTTAATAACTCACAATTTTGGCTTGGAAGTCATGCTTTTGCCCATGAAAAAAATCTTTGTTTAGATGAGGCCTTACATCAACAAGCTTCTCAACTTGGAAATGATGGCTATACTTTAATTTTTGTTGGTGACAATCATAAAATGTTAGGTGCTATTGCTATTCAAGACACTATAAAAACTAATATTCGTGACTCTTTAGCTCAACTTAAAGAGTTAGGAATCTCACAAACTATAATGCTTACTGGTGATAATACTGGAACAGCAAAAACTATCTCTAAACAAGCAGGTATTGATACGTTCTATGCGGAATTTCTACCAGAAGACAAAGTTAGTAAAGTTGAGGAAATAGTCAACAAATACAAAAGTGTCGCTATGATTGGTGATGGTATCAATGATGCTCCAGCCTTGGCAAGGTCAAATCTTGGTATAGCAATGGGCGCTATTGGTAATGATATAGCAATAGAAACAGCAGATATTGCTCTGATGTCAGATGATATTGCAAAATTACCATGGTTAATCAAACACTCTAGAAGAACTCTTAAAATAATAAAACAGAATATAACTTTTGCTATAGCTATTAAAGCTATATTTATCTCTCTAGCTATGGTTGATTTAGCAACTCTATGGATGGCTATCGCAGCAGATATGGGAGCAACTTTTATTGTTATAATAAACTCTCTTCGACTACTAAAATAA
- a CDS encoding FAD-dependent oxidoreductase, producing MKKHIKYRWAIVGAGPAGMAAVGELLDNNIKPKDIIWIDPSFKVGDFGEKWGEVSSNTTVELFLRFLNAIKSFEYEKKSKIFELDGYESQTFTQLKEVTKALQWITNNLLEKVDYSLDTISDMKVSQGMWNLDGIESSYMAEKVILATGSLPRSLNIHNFEITKEIHIAKALAPSKLKEELLEGDKVAVFGSSHSAMIIIRSLLELGVKDVANFYRQPLRYAVNMGDWILYDNSGLKGETAKWVRKNISQNLDSRVKRYLSTDEQISKHLHKYNKVIYATGFEQRVPSVEGIDARSYDPTTGIIAPGLFGAGIAFPREITDPNGNVELNVGLFKFMNDIKHFLPLWMKYDI from the coding sequence ATGAAGAAACATATTAAATATAGATGGGCAATAGTCGGTGCTGGACCTGCTGGAATGGCGGCTGTTGGTGAGCTATTAGATAACAATATTAAACCAAAAGATATTATTTGGATTGATCCGAGTTTTAAAGTAGGAGATTTTGGTGAAAAGTGGGGCGAAGTCAGTAGTAATACAACGGTAGAATTATTTCTTAGATTTTTAAATGCTATAAAATCTTTTGAGTATGAAAAAAAATCTAAAATTTTTGAGCTAGATGGTTATGAAAGTCAAACTTTTACACAACTAAAAGAAGTTACAAAAGCATTACAATGGATTACTAATAACCTATTAGAAAAAGTTGATTATAGTCTCGATACAATTAGCGATATGAAGGTTTCACAAGGTATGTGGAATTTGGATGGTATAGAATCTTCTTATATGGCTGAAAAAGTTATCTTAGCTACAGGGTCTTTACCACGATCTTTAAATATTCATAATTTTGAAATTACGAAAGAAATACATATTGCTAAAGCCCTTGCACCTAGTAAATTAAAAGAAGAACTTTTAGAGGGTGATAAAGTAGCAGTTTTTGGATCATCTCATTCAGCAATGATAATTATTAGAAGCTTGCTAGAGCTAGGAGTAAAAGATGTTGCTAACTTCTATCGTCAGCCATTAAGATATGCTGTCAATATGGGTGATTGGATACTTTATGATAATTCTGGATTAAAAGGTGAAACAGCTAAATGGGTAAGAAAGAATATTTCTCAAAATTTAGATAGTAGGGTTAAAAGATATTTATCTACAGATGAGCAAATAAGTAAACATTTGCATAAGTATAATAAAGTTATCTATGCTACAGGATTTGAGCAAAGAGTACCGAGTGTTGAAGGAATCGATGCTAGATCTTATGATCCTACGACTGGAATTATTGCACCAGGGCTTTTTGGAGCAGGTATAGCATTTCCTCGAGAAATAACAGATCCAAATGGTAATGTTGAGTTAAATGTTGGATTGTTTAAGTTTATGAACGATATTAAACATTTTTTACCATTATGGATGAAATATGATATCTAG
- a CDS encoding LysR substrate-binding domain-containing protein, with product MRITLKQLQVFVNTAKAESISIGAEKCFISQAAASMSLSQLETMLNTTLFDRIGKRMKLNDNGKNLLAKAIQILDEIEEFETLSEGSSELSGKITIGASTTIANYILPKYIAKFRNLYPTTEFEIISSNTKKIIHDVESLTCDIGFIEGECDSPAIDTSLWRKDNLKVICRADHPLYGKKNIKLKDLLEYEWVTREQGSGTFEIFFNALEDKVSSIKKAITLRSSEAIKQYIANSDCLACLSEIITQQAWDTNKYSILEVKDLDLTRNFYKLLHKKKYHTALTKAFCEFMEQEIN from the coding sequence ATGAGAATCACCTTAAAACAACTGCAGGTTTTTGTAAATACAGCAAAAGCTGAATCAATAAGTATTGGTGCTGAAAAATGCTTCATATCTCAGGCTGCAGCAAGCATGTCTTTATCTCAGCTTGAGACAATGCTCAACACGACCCTATTTGATCGTATTGGCAAACGTATGAAACTTAATGATAACGGCAAAAACCTTTTAGCAAAAGCAATCCAAATACTAGATGAGATAGAAGAATTTGAGACTCTCAGTGAGGGCAGTTCTGAACTATCGGGAAAAATAACTATCGGAGCTAGTACAACTATAGCAAACTATATCTTACCAAAATATATAGCTAAATTTAGAAATCTATATCCCACAACAGAGTTTGAAATAATATCCAGCAATACTAAAAAGATTATTCATGATGTTGAGTCTCTAACTTGTGATATTGGCTTTATTGAGGGAGAATGTGATAGTCCCGCAATTGATACTAGCCTATGGAGAAAAGACAATCTAAAAGTTATATGCCGAGCAGACCACCCGCTATATGGTAAAAAAAATATTAAACTCAAAGATCTTTTAGAATATGAATGGGTAACTAGAGAGCAAGGTTCAGGAACCTTTGAAATATTTTTCAATGCTCTTGAAGATAAAGTATCTAGTATAAAAAAAGCTATAACATTGCGTAGCTCTGAAGCTATAAAACAATATATTGCAAATAGTGATTGCTTGGCATGCTTATCAGAGATAATTACTCAACAAGCTTGGGATACAAATAAATACAGTATCCTAGAAGTAAAAGACCTAGATCTAACACGAAACTTTTATAAACTTTTACATAAAAAGAAATACCATACCGCTCTTACAAAAGCATTTTGTGAGTTTATGGAACAAGAAATTAACTAG